Below is a genomic region from Salmo salar chromosome ssa11, Ssal_v3.1, whole genome shotgun sequence.
AGCAAGCCCAGAGTAGCCAGTCCTTCTTTCATTTGGTTTAAGCACAACAAAAAGGACAACACAGAGTGAGAGATGTGCACAAGAGACTCAGCTCATAAAAGTAATTACTGTAATTGGTCTGCTGGGCCAAAAGTGACTAGGCCCAACTCAGCAGTTATTGTACAAAACATACTTACTGGTCCACATGACAACCAAACCTCCAAATAGCCCCTTGCAGCAAACCACACGTCTTCCCTTTCCTCCCATGTCTGGACAGGGCTGAGGACCCCCAGCGGACGCAGAATTGAAGACTTCCTCCGTGACCTCACTCGCAGCCTCCAGGGTTGTGGCCGCCTTGAGCTGTGGGTCGAATGACATGATGAGGAGATATCACAATGCAAATCAAAGCCccaggcctgtattcacaaagcatctcagagtaggagtgctgattttttttatttttatttatttcacctttatttaaccaggtaggcaagttgagaacaagttctcatttacaattgcgacctggccaagataaagcaaagcagttcgacaacatacaaaaacacagagttacacatggagtaaaacaacatacaatcaatgatgcagtagaataaaaataaataaataataataataataaaaaaataagactatatacaatgtgagcaaatgatgtgagataagggaggtaaaggcaaaaaaatgccatggtggcaaagtaaataaagtatagcaagaaaaacactggaatggtagatttgtagtttgaagaaagttcaaagataaaatataaataatatggtgcaaaggagcaaaataaataaaataaataaatacagtaggggaagaaggtagtagtttgggctaaattatagatgggctatgtacaggtgcagtgatctgtaagctgctctgacagctggtgcttaaagctagtgagggagataagtgtttccagtttcagagatttttgtagttcgttccagtcattggcagcagagaactggaaggagagacgaccaaaggaggagttggctttaggggtgaccagagagatatacctgctggagcgcgtgctacaggtgggtgctgctatggtgaccagtgagcggagataagggggaactttacctagcagagtcttgtagatgacctggagccaatgtgtttggcgacgattatgaagcgaaggccagccgacgagagcgtacaggtcgcagtggtgggtagtatatggggctttggtgacaaaacggatggcattgtgatagactgcatccagcttgttgagtagggtattggaagctattttgtaaatgacatcgccgaagtcgaggattggtaggatggtcagttttacgagggtatgtttggcagcatgagtgaaggatgctttgttgcgaaataagaagccaattcgagatttcactttggattggagatgattgatgtgagtctggaaggagagtttacagtctaaccagacacctaggtatttgtagttgtccacaaattctaagttagaaccgtccagagaagtgatgctggacaggcgggcaggtgcaggcagcgatcggttgaagagcatgcatgtaGTTCTAGGGTCAGTTTCccattttagatcataatgaataagagtaTACAGGtaaatgccaaaataaaggaaacacttgagtaaatgaggaataAAAAGTAGATTGAGAGCAGGTGCTTccagagttaattaagcaattaacatcccatcatggttagggtcatgtataacaatgctgggcaggccattatctTTGCTACGATGGCtttgcccccataggatgacaatgccccatcCATAAGGCACgaatggtcactgaatggtttgatgagcatgaaaacaatgtaagCCATATGCTGTGTCCgtctgtcaccagatctcaacccaattgaacacttatggaagATTCTGGAGCAgagcctgagacagcattttccaccaccatcaacaaaacaccaaattatggaatttctcatggaagaatggtgttgcatccctcaGAGTTCCAGATACTTGTAGAATTTATACCAAGGTacactgaagctgttctggccaaacaccctattaagacactttatattGGCATTTCCTTTATTTTTGCAGTTACCTGTAATTACAGGGAGGACCTGGTCCAAGATCAGCAATCCTAGTCTGAGAAGCTATGTGAATACAAGCCCAGGGCTCAGGCTACAAACACAAACCAATATATACGGCAAAGAACACATGAACCAGAACATGTCACGTGCCTTTTCCAGCCTGGCTCGTATTTCCTGATGTGTGATCTCATCCAGGGCCACAAGAGCAGAAAGACCACAGATCATGTCAAACGTTCTCCTGGACAGGAAGTGGGGTCATATCTCACCACTCAGACACTGATCATGCTCCCCACCAGCCTGTACATTATCCCACGCTAAAACATGGTACAAGTTAATACCACTATATTAAAATATTATCCAtattttcttttggggggggttacTATGGATAGCGCATAAGATGCCACATAGCTATGTAGTAATATACCATATAGGACCTTATAGTTCACTCTGCTAGGACTACACTGAaagtgatacaacaggacagaGTTCTAGGACTAGATAGAAAGTGTCATATTTGAACATATAAACAGTGCGATCTTACAAAAGAAGCAATTTACCATTGTAGTCCAATACTACACTTTTGCAGTGGTCTGGCCCCTGTAACAAACAACAGTCTCGGGTGGCTGCCATCAACAGCTGAAGGAACTCCTGTGTTTGACCATGTTGGTCGACTCACATTGAACCTCTGAGGTTGAATCGTTTCCAGCTGAATGCCTTGGTGGCAGAGCGGAGTACGTCCTTTCGTAAAATAATCAGGGTGTTCTCTTCCATGTTCTCCGGATGGGACACCTGGGAGGCCAAGGCAGACAGCAGTACCTGTAGGTGAACCTACGATAAAAACAGAAAAAATGATGACATGATACGGAGACACATCGTTTGGAGGATAGAGGCTGGGGAAATGTAACAGCCCACTGGGCAAAGGCTACTTGGAGCTCTGTTCTCCAAGCGGGACGAGAAAGGCAAGTAAGATTTACACAAAATTCCTGATTAATTTAACGCTAACACGCTTTAGGTTAACTATATATGGAAATGATGCACAACTGAGTCAACGTTTCAACAAAGTTGTTTCCAAAGGGAACTGTTTTTTTCAGTCGGACCAGTTTCCTGTCCGTCAGTGAAAATAGTCCGACTGTAATTGTTTCAGGGTTCAGTGTAAAGCTGGagaagtgtatatatacacaaaacATTGGCTACTTAGAGAGCGTTGATCTATGGTGCTCAAAGTACATGAACGTACTTACCCTGGACCTGCACATTCCGCTAGTTTATGAAAACACGGTCGCCTTATCAATTTATAACCATGAACTTCAGAATAGTACTTATTTTGTGCCTCTCCGCTCTGTCTTGCATCGCAGGTAAGGTACATTCACTGATGCTAATCAACTTTTTCTGCACAATTAAATAATACAGCAGATACAGCTTCACAACTGTACATCTTTGACTCTGCAGACGATGAAGGAATGGTGCAAATTCCAGGAGGAAAGATGACGATGGGGACGAACTCAGCCGACGGCAGGGATGGAGAATCACCCACAAAAGAAGTGACAGTCGATCCATTCAGAATCGATAAATATCCCGTCACTAATTCTGACTTCAGGTAACTTACTTTGATACAGCGATGATAATACTTCCCAGTAAGCAACATTACGTTGAAAGGATGTATAAAAAAACGTATTTTTCAGACGTTGAAGTTGGGTTAATTTTAAGTATTGAACAAAcggtgaaaatatgtattttctggacgttgaaaaaacatttttttttccccCCGGACATTGATATCAGGTTCATTTTCGGTTCTGTCTTTTTTTGGTAATTGATACTGTGGCCAAACTTCAACTGCACATACATTCTCAAGGAAGTAAGGATTATATCACAATGATAATGTTTTTATCCATTTAATATAGGAAGGAGGAACCAATGGAAGATTGCAACATAGAATATGTATTATTGCTCCCATCTGTCACATGGACATATGTTAGCTTTTTAAAAAAGCATTAAAACGGACAATGATGATGTTCAAATTAGTCCAACCTACAGAATAAACCGACAGACTACTTTAACTACAataacattctcagtaatgtttTTTCTTGTCTTGTTAGGACTGTGATACTGTATGTTGCTGTTGAATGCTCTGGATGCGTCTGCTGGATGACCAAAATatacatttaaacattcacaaggccgcggggcccgACGGATTACCAGTGTACtaagagcatgcgcggaccaactggcaagtgtcttcactgacattttcaacctctccctgaccgagtctgtaatacctacttgtttcaagcagaccaccatagtccctgtgcccaagtaacctgcctaaatgattaccgccccgtagcactcacattgtcagccatgaaatgctttgaaaggctggtcatggctcacatcaacaccatcatcccgga
It encodes:
- the LOC106563769 gene encoding uncharacterized protein isoform X3 — its product is MEENTLIILRKDVLRSATKAFSWKRFNLRGSMRTFDMICGLSALVALDEITHQEIRARLEKLKAATTLEAASEVTEEVFNSASAGGPQPCPDMGGKGRRVVCCKGLFGGLVVMWTRM
- the LOC106563769 gene encoding uncharacterized protein isoform X1 — translated: MEENTLIILRKDVLRSATKAFSWKRFNLRGSMRTFDMICGLSALVALDEITHQEIRARLEKLKAATTLEAASEVTEEVFNSASAGGPQPCPDMGGKGRRVVCCKGLFGGLVVMWTKGLATLGLLEASCCIQAEAPSQTSLMQ
- the LOC106563769 gene encoding uncharacterized protein isoform X2, giving the protein MEENTLIILRKDVLRSATKAFSWKRFNLRGSISRRPQPWRLRVRSRRKSSILRPLGVLSPVQTWEEREDVWFAARGYLEVWLSCGPGCESDRQEASGLRVWPRGHLHTGLPHTAHHGVPAHSGGRDGCSPRCT